In one window of Meiothermus sp. DNA:
- a CDS encoding MBL fold metallo-hydrolase — protein sequence MIHILDLHDRAPRVIASFVLETKAGPVLFETGPESRFSVLLDGLNALGYAASDIRQVFVTHIHLDHAGAAWRMAERGATIYVHPKGAPHLIDPSKLWASATRIYGEQMEALWGQMGYVPEEQVEIIEDGEVFRVGEFEIKALETPGHAYHHHAFLIGDALIGGDVTGVKIGRGPVLPPCPPPEIHIEAWLASLGKIRALKPRKLYLTHFGQTEDVEPHLSALEDKLLEWADWIKQKLKAGQTREQMVLEFEAYVATTLRAAGLSDEEVQEYEFADPSWMSVDGLVRYWNKHHPEEVMS from the coding sequence GTGATCCACATTCTCGACCTTCACGACCGGGCCCCCAGGGTGATTGCCTCGTTTGTGCTGGAAACAAAGGCGGGGCCGGTGCTTTTTGAAACCGGGCCCGAGTCGCGCTTCTCGGTGCTCCTGGATGGCCTCAATGCGCTGGGCTATGCGGCTTCGGACATTCGGCAAGTGTTCGTGACCCACATCCACCTCGACCACGCCGGGGCGGCCTGGCGTATGGCCGAGCGGGGGGCCACCATCTACGTTCACCCCAAAGGAGCGCCCCACCTGATAGACCCCAGCAAGCTCTGGGCCTCGGCCACGCGCATCTACGGCGAGCAGATGGAAGCCCTGTGGGGCCAGATGGGCTATGTGCCGGAGGAGCAGGTCGAGATTATCGAGGATGGCGAGGTCTTTCGGGTGGGCGAGTTCGAGATCAAGGCCCTCGAGACCCCCGGCCATGCCTACCACCACCACGCTTTTTTGATTGGCGACGCGTTGATTGGGGGTGATGTAACGGGGGTGAAGATCGGGCGCGGCCCGGTGCTGCCGCCCTGCCCCCCGCCGGAGATTCACATCGAAGCCTGGCTGGCCTCCCTCGGCAAAATTCGCGCCTTGAAGCCCCGCAAGCTCTACCTGACCCATTTTGGCCAGACCGAGGACGTGGAGCCCCACCTGAGCGCTCTGGAAGACAAACTGCTGGAGTGGGCCGACTGGATCAAGCAAAAGCTCAAGGCCGGCCAAACCCGCGAGCAGATGGTGCTCGAGTTTGAAGCCTACGTGGCCACTACCCTGCGGGCTGCGGGCCTCTCCGATGAGGAGGTGCAGGAGTACGAGTTTGCCGACCCCTCCTGGATGAGCGTGGACGGGCTGGTGCGCTACTGGAACAAGCACCATCCGGAAGAGGTGATGTCGTAG